AAAACCTCAGCATCTTTTGTCATCAGCGGCCCGCAATTTGCCGGCGGAAGTTCAGAAGCGCGCACGGCTCGAGTGCCTCCACCGTGCAGGTTGAAAGAACGCCTCCTGACTCAAGCGTCCGCCGCGAACAGACTTTGCAACCGCTTCCGCAACTGCTGACGCGCCCGGTAGATACGCATCTCCACGGCCTTGACCGAGCAATCGAGAATTTTCGCGATCTCCGCTTGTGGACGCTCTTCGTATTCAGCCAGCACCAGCGGTAGCCGGAGATCCTCCGGCAGGGCTGCCACCGCCTCGCGTACCGCGGCAGTTCTTTCAGACGCCTCTATTGACTGGCTTGGTGACGCCGTTTGTTCGGGAAGCCTGTCCGCCAGCGCGCCGCCGGTTTCCTCGCTTTCGGTATCCAGCGACACTTGCGCGTGCCGCGCGCGCCAGCGAAACCGGTCACGGGCAAGATTCGAGGCGATGGCGTAAAGCCAGGTGGAGAACTTCTGTCGGCTGTCGAATCGGGCGCGGTGCTGGTAAACTCGAACGAAGCTCTCCTGAGCAAGATCTTCAGCATCACTTTCATTTTGTAAAAGCCGTGTGAGAAAACGAAAGAGTCGTTCGCCGTGGCGTTCGATCAGGTTGTTCAATGCGGCGTCATAGCCGGCGGCCAGTCGCTCCATATCGACGATGTCCTCGTTTTCACTGGTGCCCGTGTTCATCAGATGAAACCGCCGCTGATCCCTGGTTGTGCATCTTATGTTCCGGCAGGAAGGTCTTCTCCTGAACCCAGGCAAGGTAACGCCGGCCCTGTTCCGGGGGCATCGTTCGGCTGACTTCCAGAAAATGTCGGAGCATGTTCTTCTGACATTCGACGCGAAGCTGTCCGGCCTCGGCCAGTTTCGCCTCAATCTCCGGCGTGAGCGTATCGCTCCTGGTCAACAATTTCTTCAACTCGGCGTTCTTCGCGTCGATCCGCCGGCACATCGTCATGCATTCCGACTTGTAGGCGTCATGCAACTGGACGACCCGCGCAAACTCGGTTTCGTTCAGATCGAATTCCCTTTTCAACCACGCCAGTTCCGGGGTGTCACTTTCAAGCATCGTTCGATGCGCAGCCGTGCCCGCAAAGTAGAATCCGCAGTAAGCGCAGAGGCCCAACGCCAGGCCAATGAACAGGATGGCTACGCCTCGTTTCATCGAGTCTTTTGGTAGGGATCAACGGCCTGGAGATAGCGCGCCTGCAACCCGTGATCTATCTGCGACGCCTTCTCGCGCGCCTGCAATAGACCGGCGCCGATGCCGACCATCAGCAGCACCGCCACATACGCCACAGCCAGGGCGGGCCGGCGGAAACAAGCTTCAATTGGTTGCAAAAGGTCTGTCCACCGCCAGTCCCTGGTCGAATCGTCGCCCTGCGCGATTCGGCGCCAGACACCTTCCTGAAAACGTGGAGGCAGAACCGCGTCGGGTTTCCACTCGTTCAAAAGTCTGCCGAGTCGCGCGTCGTTTTCGTTGGAGTATTCTGTGCTCATCTTTTAAGGACCTGGCAGCCTAACCCGCTTTGAGCCAAAGGTTAATCACATTCTTTTCAGTCAACACCCGGACTCGGATCGCTTCATCTACTTCAACGGCATCACTTCTGTCTCTGTGTTCGCTGGCGTTGTGCCGCTCTGTTCCTGATACGTCCCTGGCAGGCGAATCCCTCAACCATTTCATTTGCTAGCAAGACACGTTTTCTGGAACACAGCGACAAAACGGGCCAGCGAATAGTTGAGTGCCGTCGAAATCCATCTATACTGAGGCAAAC
Above is a genomic segment from Candidatus Angelobacter sp. containing:
- a CDS encoding sigma-70 family RNA polymerase sigma factor, with the translated sequence MNTGTSENEDIVDMERLAAGYDAALNNLIERHGERLFRFLTRLLQNESDAEDLAQESFVRVYQHRARFDSRQKFSTWLYAIASNLARDRFRWRARHAQVSLDTESEETGGALADRLPEQTASPSQSIEASERTAAVREAVAALPEDLRLPLVLAEYEERPQAEIAKILDCSVKAVEMRIYRARQQLRKRLQSLFAADA
- a CDS encoding periplasmic heavy metal sensor, with amino-acid sequence MKRGVAILFIGLALGLCAYCGFYFAGTAAHRTMLESDTPELAWLKREFDLNETEFARVVQLHDAYKSECMTMCRRIDAKNAELKKLLTRSDTLTPEIEAKLAEAGQLRVECQKNMLRHFLEVSRTMPPEQGRRYLAWVQEKTFLPEHKMHNQGSAAVSSDEHGHQ